A single region of the Fusarium fujikuroi IMI 58289 draft genome, chromosome FFUJ_chr05 genome encodes:
- a CDS encoding related to small s protein, with the protein MSGAEAALLGVGILCNAMQIITFAKDVIHVYRNIHDGRAPDPNLDLYLKNAKASFYEMNQTTAQMGPLSKEQQKIVDVGNKVHDCVDELQQQFAKLHVDERLKKGLRGKIAAFKKSALALWREKELQDAEENLHRYEQLLHGLLLDRVCSQSQAAEIASLESYQHLQVSLQTIISELEHDSTNVADLFACIGNRVADEHATTRAVVEDRAKSAENKICQSMSQTIDQLRRELLDREQDKGFEKQYEQLLSSLSFPEMNSRKNKISNEYPGTFNWIFDPHAWWQSDGDSSSESGLTDMTSQLSEHYQDCEAKSTDDPRFDNFAYWLESDSNVFWVSGKPASGKSLLMKFLAFSRSTVEHLKVWCSDFQVLTHFFWNPGQKLQRNVEGMVLSLLYQVLDGRPGLCRRLCEAQSSVRHKRSYSDWSLEELSAALLWVLESSSSAFCIFIDGLDEAEELQHLPWPEWTSAEVIHKLLKVDKIKLCASSREENAFCSFFSGQSRLRIHQLNDCDITLFVKARLDICVLGRFGRDHLSHEIVKKAEGVFLWAALVVDSLNRAIRQGNVSIEMLQERIQQTPSELSTLYTDMWGRIGDDVYLRSIRRTASLYFNLAIAAREVKDYLPYMNPFSHPDTDAARMSSLVVMAAAAQDKPMADILSAGRIITTEELRARCSRAEGDLQWACRGLLEVTRTNDTSDYVCGDRRLLEYNFTKVDFIHRTAFDFLMDTVLGRECLEFCGASKSQQVSRLFAAHLIRARFIYLRDRHHIDLMDIRLLSCRQNINYDGYLEMAIAMSCDDRISREDSVRDGLINALKAWQSSGLFSGGKYCTPLTYAPSTLNSLEHSMIEAVTSVMLLERGNEHSIVGLRRLLEGYPESTFLNAIPAILRAMSLGCRRNTTFKHGCEILQYILHHLQYIAKRKRRYWVAVRRAILALHCWYISNCLANLAMFYNPVVFYASTELSDYFYEEDWQHILLLQFRTFLSHKKRADSLFKTHTHYALIAVNLVAAHQLMNAELQKHSPSISPVYVPKDISSRFDAVLVADVYEESPDKSMSTMNFYAPDRCLHSQIRHLVQMGLSGNAMLEHGNTWQEILKCSADELSPINASRAYNYVVDEFKDAGLDFSTPILFNIG; encoded by the coding sequence ATGTCTGGCGCCGAGGCTGCTCTCCTTGGAGTAGGCATTCtctgcaatgcaatgcagatCATCACCTTCGCTAAGGATGTCATCCACGTCTATCGCAACATTCACGATGGCCGAGCTCCTGACCCAAACCTAGACTTATATCTCAAGAACGCGAAGGCTTCTTTCTACGAGATGAATCAAACTACCGCCCAAATGGGGCCACTAAGCAAGGAGCAGCAGAAGATAGTTGATGTTGGCAATAAGGTCCACGACTGCGTGGACGAGCTACAACAGCAGTTTGCCAAGCTACATGTTGATGAGCGATTGAAAAAAGGGCTTCGTGGCAAAATTGCAGCATTCAAGAAGAGCGCTCTAGCGTTATGGCGTGAAAAGGAACTCCaagatgctgaggagaaCCTACATCGATATGAACAACTCCTGCACGGTCTCCTGCTGGATCGTGTGTGCAGTCAATCTCAAGCTGCTGAGATCGCCTCCTTGGAATCAtatcagcatcttcaagtGTCTTTGCAAACCATCATCTCAGAACTCGAACACGACTCCACAAACGTTGCAGACCTGTTTGCATGTATTGGTAATCGAGTTGCAGATGAGCACGCGACTACAAGAGCTGTGGTTGAAGATCGTGCAAAGTCAGCGGAGAACAAAATCTGCCAGAGTATGTCTCAGACGATCGATCAACTTCGTCGGGAACTGCTGGATCGCGAGCAGGACAAGGGTTTCGAGAAACAATATGAACAACTTCTTTCGAGTCTAAGCTTTCCAGAAATGAACAGCCGGAAGAACAAGATATCAAATGAGTATCCTGGGACTTTCAATTGGATATTCGATCCACATGCCTGGTGGCAGTCAGATGGAGACTCGTCGTCCGAATCCGGTCTGACAGACATGACTAGTCAACTCTCTGAACATTACCAGGATTGTGAGGCCAAGAGCACCGACGATCCACGCTTTGACAATTTTGCATACTGGCTGGAATCAGACTCGAACGTCTTCTGGGTCAGTGGCAAGCCAGCCTCGGGCAAAAGCCTTCTAATGAAATTTCTTGCTTTCAGCCGTTCAACAGTCGAGCATCTAAAGGTTTGGTGTTCTGATTTCCAGGTTCTAACACACTTCTTCTGGAACCCCGGACAGAAATTGCAGCGGAACGTCGAAGGAATGGTTTTATCACTCCTTTATCAAGTCTTGGATGGCAGACCTGGTCTTTGTCGAAGGTTGTGTGAAGCCCAATCTTCCGTGCGGCACAAGAGAAGCTACTCAGATTGGAGTCTCGAAGAACTGTCAGCGGCCCTGTTATGGGTACTAgaatcctcttcttcagcattctgcatcttcatcgaTGGCCTggacgaggctgaggagctACAGCATCTACCTTGGCCAGAGTGGACAAGCGCTGAAGTCATCCACAAATTGCTCAAAGTCGATAAAATCAAGTTATGTGCATCcagcagagaagaaaatgCATTTTGCTCCTTTTTCAGTGGGCAATCTCGACTGAGAATCCATCAATTGAATGATTGCGACATTACTCTTTTTGTCAAGGCACGGCTTGATATTTGTGTACTTGGGAGGTTCGGTCGAGATCATCTGTCACACGAGATtgtgaagaaggctgagggcGTGTTCTTGTGGGCCGCTCTTGTAGTAGACAGCTTGAATCGGGCCATCCGCCAAGGCAATGTATCCATCGAAATGCTGCAAGAGCGCATTCAACAGACTCCCTCGGAGCTCTCTACTCTATACACTGACATGTGGGGAAGAATTGGAGATGACGTCTACCTACGCAGCATTCGACGGACTGCTTCGCTCTACTTCAATCTTGCTATTGCAGCTCGTGAAGTCAAGGATTATTTGCCGTACATGAATCCCTTCAGCCATCCAGACACAGACGCTGCGAGGATGTCTTCATTAGTAGTCATGGCAGCGGCTGCCCAAGACAAGCCAATGGCAGATATATTGAGCGCAGGTCGCATCATAACAACTGAGGAGCTTCGTGCGAGGTGTTCAAGAGCTGAGGGCGACTTGCAATGGGCTTGCCGTGGCCTCCTTGAGGTGACCAGAACCAATGATACATCCGATTATGTTTGCGGAGATCGCCGCCTGCTGGAATACAACTTCACAAAAGTCGATTTTATCCATAGGACTGCTTTTGACTTTCTCATGGATACAGTGCTTGGTCGTGAGTGCCTGGAATTCTGTGGCGCTTCCAAAAGTCAGCAAGTTTCCAGGCTATTTGCTGCCCATTTGATCAGAGCACGGTTCATCTATCTCAGGGATCGACATCATATTGATTTAATGGATATAAGGCTCCTATCGTGCAGGCAAAATATCAATTATGATGGCTACTTGGAGATGGCTATTGCTATGTCTTGCGACGATCGGATATCTAGAGAAGATTCAGTCCGAGACGGCCTTATAAATGCTCTGAAAGCATGGCAGTCATCTGGTTTATTCAGCGGTGGTAAGTACTGCACTCCTCTTACATATGCACCGTCAACCTTGAACTCCCTTGAACATTCTATGATAGAAGCTGTTACTTCGGTCATGTTGTTGGAAAGAGGCAATGAGCATTCAATCGTCGGCTTGAGGAGATTACTTGAGGGATATCCTGAGTCGACATTTTTGAATGCTATTCCAGCCATCCTTCGCGCAATGTCCCTTGGGTGTCGCCGTAACACGACTTTCAAACATGGTTGCGAGATACTACAATATATTCTTCACCATTTACAATATATTGctaaaagaaagagacgCTATTGGGTCGCTGTTAGACGCGCTATTCTCGCTCTGCACTGTTGGTACATTTCAAATTGTTTGGCTAACTTGGCCATGTTTTATAATCCTGTTGTGTTTTATGCCTCGACAGAGCTGAGCGACTATTTTTATGAGGAAGACTGGCAGCATATTCTCTTACTTCAGTTCCGAACTTTTCTCAGTCACAAGAAGCGGGCTGATTCACTTTTCAAAACTCATACACACTACGCCCTCATTGCTGTGAATCTTGTTGCAGCCCACCAATTAATGAATGCCGAGTTGCAGAAGCATTCACCAAGCATTTCCCCCGTTTACGTACCAAAGGATATCAGCTCTCGATTCGATGCAGTACTCGTTGCAGACGTATACGAGGAATCCCCCGACAAGTCCATGTCCACCATGAACTTCTACGCTCCTGATAGGTGTCTTCATAGCCAAATTAGACATTTGGTGCAAATGGGGCTGAGTGGAAATGCGATGCTTGAACATGGAAATACCTGGCAAGAAATACTCAAGTGCTCTGCCGATGAGCTGAGCCCAATCAATGCTTCTAGGGCTTACAACTATGTAGTTGATGAGTTCAAAGATGCGGGACTGGACTTTTCGACgcctattttatttaatatcgGGTGA
- a CDS encoding related to tol protein, producing the protein MPRCAFCRAFTIDQDRFYLEFHPNLASLKKSAEDGCDFCRLCWTGFQREWAGSEIETVLKGKVPEGVTKFEPGIWIYVHFTDYSPILTQPRIIVSCGRYNPITSVKESSHGLSYINLAVYGKEGTAAGSRTPARICTAEYEPGSYITLIRRFLERCTKSHQACGADETYEMPTRVIDVGNAKQGDLPRLIVTGQSMKEKYLALSYCWGPGTDTFTLNHKTMEGMLKGIDESRVVAAHRDTITLARQMGVRYIWIDALCIIQGDKDDWERESKLMAKVYGHATLTITAGRSGDARNSFIANTYKQSAPCCEFPLGDGLGGNVIVGPLRSNDYGITETRGWCCQEKRLSRRVVFFGKEQLFFLCRSSGYSEDRSYQEGKSVLLHSFLKDGNGSPQSTRDRLLQYWDEIVVDFSRRQLSNPHDIFAALASIAEPISKALQSRYLAGLWEDDLVRCLLWRPGYRVSSFFGPATRPLPTIFASAPVIRAPSWSWASIQGGVKPLTLQQFRRMKTESQRGTPLIRPKQGRWTVDPHCGADVLHMPSCELQLLGRIQQAIVLTRTPSSELIASLRKQKRPAGTMRRPIVLGRKELKGGSLNRDMSVFVALGIFDFDEEGIEEVWCLQLTLEEGLMLCRKDHETFQRIGVFQVCKLDWFDSVAESEVRLV; encoded by the exons ATGCCTCGATGCGCGTTTTGCCGCGCTTTTACTATTGATCAGGATCGTTTTTACCTAGAATTCCACCCAAATCTCGCCTCACTCAAGAAAAGCGCTGAAGATGGCTGCGACTTTTGTCGTCTTTGCTGGACAGGCTTCCAACGGGAATGGGCAGGTTCTGAGATCGAAACTGTCCTCAAGGGGAAAGTTCCGGAAGGAGTTACCAAGTTTGAGCCGGGTATCTGGATTTATGTCCATTTCACAGACTACAGTCCAATTCTAACTCAGCCACGCATCATTGTATCGTGCGGGAGATATAACCCTATCACTTCCGTGAAGGAAAGCAGCCATGGACTCAGCTACATAAACCTAGCCGTCTACGG GAAAGAAGGAACTGCGGCAGGTTCACGAACACCGGCGCGAATCTGCACCGCGGAATATGAACCTGGCTCATATATCACCTTGATCCGACGTTTCCTCGAAAGATGTACGAAGTCTCATCAAGCGTGCGGTGCTGATGAGACGTACGAAATGCCTACCAGGGTCATCGACGTTGGCAACGCGAAACAAGGAGACCTTCCACGACTTATCGTAACTGGCCAGAGCATGAAGGAGAAATATCTGGCGCTGTCTTATTGCTGGGGACCCGGTACAGATACCTTCACGCTCAATCACAAGACGATGGAAGGAATGCTGAAAGGTATCGACGAGTCCCGCGTCGTAGCCGCACATCGCGATACAATAACATTAGCCCGCCAAATGGGCGTACGATACATCTGGATCGACGCTCTATGTATAATCCAAGGCGACAAAGATGACTGGGAACGTGAATCAAAGCTCATGGCCAAGGTATATGGCCACGCAACCCTTACCATCACGGCAGGGAGATCAGGCGATGCTCGCAACTCCTTCATCGCCAATACCTACAAACAATCTGCTCCCTGTTGCGAGTTTCCTCTTGgagatggtcttggtggaaATGTTATTGTTGGTCCATTGAGATCCAATGACTACGGTATTACTGAGACTCGCGGCTGGTGTTGTCaagagaagaggctgagcCGTCGGGTCGTGTTCTTTGGCAAAGAGCAACTCTTTTTCCTATGTCGAAGCTCCGGTTACTCGGAAGACCGCAGCTATCAGGAAGGTAAATCTGTCTTACTGCACAGCTTTCTGAAAGATGGCAACGGGAGTCCGCAATCGACCCGGGATCGGCTCCTGCAGTATTGGGACGAGATTGTAGTCGATTTCTCTAGACGTCAACTGTCGAACCCTCATGACATTTTCGCAGCACTTGCCTCCATCGCCGAACCTATCTCCAAGGCTCTTCAGTCACGCTACCTAGCCGGTCTCTGGGAGGATGATCTTGTTCGTTGTTTGCTTTGGAGGCCTGGTTATAGAGTGAGCAGCTTCTTTGGACCAGCGACGAGACCTTTGCCAACTATCTTTGCATCTGCCCCGGTGATCAGAGcgccttcttggtcttgggcttcCATTCAAGGTGGCGTCAAGCCTCTCACACTCCAACAATTTCGGAGAATGAAGACAGAGAGCCAAAGAGGAACACCATTGATAAGGCCGAAGCAAGGCCGTTGGACGGTAGATCCTCACTGTGGAGCTGACGTACTGCACATGCCGTCTTGCGAGCTGCAGCTTCTGGGGCGGATTCAACAAGCAATCGTGCTCACGCGAACACCGTCGAGTGAGCTCATCGCTTCGCTCCGAAAGCAAAAGAGGCCAGCAGGTACTATGCGCCGGCCAATTGTGTTAGGGCGTAAGGAGCTGAAGGGAGGGAGCCTGAATAGAGATATGTCGGTTTTTGTGGCGTTAGGGAtttttgactttgacgaaGAGGGTATTGAAGAAGTTTGGTGTTTGCAGCTTACACTAGAAGAGGGGCTCATGCTCTGCAGGAAAGATCATGAGACCTTTCAGCGTATAGGAGTCTTTCAGGTATGTAAACTGGACTGGTTTGACAGTGTAGCAGAGTCAGAAGTTAGGCTGGTGTAA
- a CDS encoding probable UGA2-succinate semialdehyde dehydrogenase, with translation MALSKVDSAAFVNSRYTHPELDSLPNWTLVSYVPVMLQRGVKADLAMVPVTESHFASFIPPYIIMGSSHHLPFSLTDDSLFRPKSLINGEFLSSKEGKTFNVIDPGTGLTWASCPDCTASDVDAAVKSSYEAFKSYSKTTPRFRAQTIMKWYNLMVAAREDLAHILVHETGKPLEEARGEIDYALTFVWWFSGEADRAHGSSITCAIPGRRAMTIKQPIGVAAALVPWNFPIALALRKAAAALAAGCTMVIKPSPETPLTAVSVAYLALKAGFPPGALNVVTTSLENTPAVAEALCLNPLVKKVSFTGSTRVGKIIASLCAQNLKKTTFELGGNCPFIVFDDANVDQAMNQLMALKWRHAGQACVTSNRVFVQSNIYDSFVERLVSETRTLKLGHGMMEGVTLGALTTTRGLEKAEELYEDAVSKGAKAVLGTGKRYEGEGYFMEPTILTEMNDEMLMTHEEIFAPLLGVYRFESEEEVVQRANDTPYGLASYVFTKNVDRLWRMFENLDAGMIGLNAGNSSSAEAPFGGIKDSGHGKESGKDVAIDEFLITKTGTMTVEGQY, from the exons ATGGCCCTCAGTAAGGTGGATAGCGCTGCGTTTGTCAACTCGAGGTACACGCATCCCGAATTAGATTCCCTTCCTAATTGGACATTAGTGTCTTATGTTCCTGTGATGCTTCAGCGCGGGGTAAAAGCGGACCTTGCCATGGTCCCTGTGACGG AATCTCATTTCGCCTCCTTCATACCACCATACATCATCATGGGAAGCTCACATCATCTCCCCTTCAGCCTCACAGACGATTCCCTCTTTCGTCCCAAATCTCTCATCAATGGGGAATTCCTCTCCTCAAAAGAAGGCAAGACCTTCAACGTCATCGACCCAGGAACCGGCCTGACATGGGCATCATGCCCAGACTGCACAGCATCCGACGTCGATGCAGCAGTGAAGTCGTCCTATGAAGCCTTCAAAAGCTACTCAAAGACAACACCGCGCTTCCGCGCTCAAACCATTATGAAATGGTATAATCTGATGGTTGCCGCACGAGAGGATTTAGCTCATATTCTTGTTCATGAGACTGGCAAGCCCTTAGAAGAGGCCCGCGGCGAAATCGACTATGCGCTTACGTTCGTCTGGTGGTTCTCCGGTGAGGCAGACAGAGCGCATGGGTCTTCAATTACCTGCGCTATTCCTGGTCGACGCGCCATGACGATCAAACAGCCCATCGGTGTTGCAGCTGCTCTTGTTCCATGGAATTTCCCCATCGCTCTAGCATTGCGCAAAGCAGCTGCTGCCCTCGCTGCGGGTTGCACAATGGTCATCAAGCCATCGCCCGAGACACCTCTCACAGCAGTTTCAGTCGCTTATCTAGCGTTGAAAGCAGGCTTTCCCCCCGGTGCCCTCAACGTGGTTACAACGTCTCTCGAGAATACACCGGCAGTCGCTGAAGCGCTTTGTCTCAATCCGCTTGTGAAGAAGGTGAGCTTCACCGGTAGCACGAGAGTTGGTAAGATCATCGCCAGTTTGTGTGCCCAGAACCTTAAGAAGACAACGTTTGAGCTCGGCGGGAACTGCCCCTTCATCGTGTTCGATGACGCCAATGTCGATCAGGCCATGAACCAGCTCATGGCTCTGAAGTGGAGGCACGCGGGTCAAGCTTGCGTCACGTCAAACCGAGTGTTTGTTCAGAGCAATATCTACGACTCTTTTGTTGAGAGACTTGTGTCTGAAACTCGGACGCTGAAGCTAGGTCATGGTATGATGGAAGGTGTCACGTTGGGCGCGTTGACGACTACACGGGGTCTCGAGAAGGCGGAGGAGTTATACGAAGATGCTGTCAGCAAGGGAGCAAAGGCTGTCCTTGGAACAGGGAAACGTTACGAAGGGGAGGGATATTTCATGGAACCAACTATCTTGACCGAAATGAACGACGAAATGCTCATGACGCACGAGGAGATTTTTGCTCCCCTCCTTGGCGTCTACCGCTTCGAGTCAGAAGAGGAGGTTGTCCAAAGAGCAAACGACACTCCTTATGGCTTAGCGAGCTATGTGTTTACCAAGAACGTAGATAGGTTGTGGAGAATGTTTGAGAACCTCGATGCTGGAATGATTGGACTG AATGCAGGCAATAGCTCATCAGCTGAAGCGCCTTTTGGAGGAATCAAGGATAGTGGACATGGAAAAGAGAGTGGTAAGGATGTTGCGATTGATGAGTTCTTGATCACCAAGACGGGCACCATGACTGTTGAGGGGCAATATTGA
- a CDS encoding related to 3-oxoacyl-(acyl carrier protein) reductase, which produces MSGRLQGKTAIVTGGASGFGKGIATKFISEGANVIITDLNEQQGQAVAQELSCSFTRADVTNPDDWGRVLEFAIEKYKQLDIVVNNAGAAYSKKPTEEVTPKDFDLVMNVNVKSVYYSTNVLVPYFLKEGRPGCFIQVASTAGIRPRPELTWYNASKAAVINATKTMAVEYGPKQIRFNSVSPVVGSTGMTHLFIGKPDTEENRKGFVSTIPMGRPSTPSDIANACCYLASDEASFITGVDLEVDGGRCV; this is translated from the exons atgtcaggCCGTCTCCAAGGAAAGACCGCAATCGTCACTGGCGGCGCATCAGGCTTCGGCAAAGGCATCGCCACAAAATTCATCTCCGAAGGCGCCAACGTCATAATCACCGACCTCAACgaacaacaaggccaagccgTCGCTCAAGAACTATCCTGCTCTTTTACCCGCGCCGACGTGACCAACCCAGATGACTGGGGTCGTGTTCTTGAGTTTGCTATTGAGAAGTACAAACAGCTCGATATTGTCGTCAACAATGCTGGCGCAGCTTACTCCAAGAAGCCAACTGAGGAGGTCACGCCCAAGGACTTTGACCTCGTAATGaatgtcaatgtcaagaGCGTTTACTACTCTACTAACGTGCTGGTGCCGTACTTCTTGAAGGAGGGCAGGCCAGGGTGTTTTATCCAGGTTGCGAGCACGGCGGGGATTAGGCCGAGACCTGAGTTGACGTGGTACAATGCTTCCAAAGCGGCTGTTATTAATGCTACCAAGACGATGGCTGTTGAGTATGGACCTAAGCAGATTCGGTTCAACTCTGTTTCTCCTGTTGTTGGAAGCACTGGCAT GACACATCTGTTTATCGGCAAGCCGGATACGGAGGAGAACAGAAAGGGCTTCGTTTCTACAATTCCAATGGGCAGACCTTCGACACCCAGCGATATCGCCAATGCTTGCTGCTACTTAGCTAGTGATGAAGCATCTTTCATTACTGGTGTTGATCTGGAG GTTGATGGAGGTCGCTGTGTATAA